The DNA segment ATCGACTCGGGTGTCTGGTCGATGCCGGCGACCCGGCCGTAGAGCCAGTCGCCGACGCTGCCGAGGCTGTAGTGGTTGAACGAGTTCATCGCGGCGGACTGGAAGCCGTGCTGCTCGGTCCAGCCGTCCCAGCGTTCCCAGATCGTGGTGGCGCCGTGCCGGATCGAGTAGTTCCAGGACGGGTATTCGTCCTGGTGCAGCAGGGCGTAGGCGAGGTCGGCGCGGCCGTGCTCGGTGAGCACCGGGCAGAGCAGGGAGACGCCGACGAAGCCGGTGGTCAGCCGGTTGCCGCGGCGTTCGATGTCGGCCGCGAGGTGGTCGGCGGCGAGCCCGATCAGGTTCTCCGGAACAAGATCGAAGGCCAGGGCCAGGAGGTACGAGGTCTGCGTGCCGCCCTTGACGCTGCCGTCGTCACCGACGAACGCGCCGGCGAACGCGTCCCGGATACGCGCGTGCAGCTCCCGCCACCGCTGCGACGGCCGGTCCAGGACCTCCGCGGCGGCCGCCACGATCGCGGTGCTGTGCGCGAAGTACGCGGTGGACAGCACGTCGCGCGGCGTCTCCGCGTCGATCTGCAGCCAGTCACCGTAGGAGTTCCCGGTCCGGTGCTCCCAGATCAGGCCGGGGTTGTGCCGGTGGATGTGCTCGACCCAGCCGGCCATCGCGCCGAAGCTGCGCTCCAGCACCCGCCTGTCGCCGTAGGTGCGCCACAACAGCCACGGGATGATGACGCCGCCGTCGCCCCAGGCCGGCGCGCCCTCCCGGTCGAACGCGATGATCGGCGCGACGTCGCGGAAGGCGCCGTCGTCGTTCTGGCCGTCGACGACATCCCGCATCCAGCGGGCGAAGAACGCCGACACGTCCGCGTTGCGGGTCGCGGTCGGCGCGAACACCTGCGCGTCGGCGAGCCAGCCGAGCCGTTCATCGCGCTGCGGGCAGTCGGTCGGCACCGCGACGAAGTTCCCGCGCTGTCCCCAGCCGATGTTCGCGTGCAGCTGGTTGACGGTCTCGTCGGAGGACTCGAACCGGCCGGTCCACGGGGTATCGCTGTGCAGCACCCGGGCGGTCACGTCCTCCGGATCCGGGGTGTGACCGGTGATCTCGGCGTACCGGAAGCCGTGAAACGTCAGTGTCGGCTCGAAGACCTCGAGATCAAGACCTTTGCAGATGTACGTGTCGATCGCCGCCGCCCTGCGAAGGTTCGCGACGTAGAGCTCGCCGCCGTCGAGTACCTCCGCGTGCCGCAGGGTGACCCGCTGACCGGCCCGGGCGCCACGGATGGTGAGGCGGACCCGGCCCACCAGGTTCTGCCCGAAGTCGACGATGCCGTTG comes from the Actinoplanes sp. OR16 genome and includes:
- a CDS encoding alpha-L-rhamnosidase, with product MIVYGLTTEQRTEPLGVDEPRPRLSWKLRSDRNGAAQSAYRITAFLGDEPVWDTGRRESPETLLITWDGPVLRSATRYHWRVEVFDETGASAGTARTWFETGLPHREDWPAVWIGRDPAALPPVDPPTDDDLVTPGVTEAPIHLRRTFHLTAAPVRARLYATARGVYEASLNDTRIGDHELAPGWTEYHHRIQYQTYDVTDQVRAGGNTLAATVADGWWSGYVGFDPRRPARHYGDAPGFLCQLVLDFADGSRQVIATGREWTEHDGPIRSADLMMGQFTDGRRELSAPRPVAILDTDPGPLVAEPDAPIRVTAELPARTVGNGIVDFGQNLVGRVRLTIRGARAGQRVTLRHAEVLDGGELYVANLRRAAAIDTYICKGLDLEVFEPTLTFHGFRYAEITGHTPDPEDVTARVLHSDTPWTGRFESSDETVNQLHANIGWGQRGNFVAVPTDCPQRDERLGWLADAQVFAPTATRNADVSAFFARWMRDVVDGQNDDGAFRDVAPIIAFDREGAPAWGDGGVIIPWLLWRTYGDRRVLERSFGAMAGWVEHIHRHNPGLIWEHRTGNSYGDWLQIDAETPRDVLSTAYFAHSTAIVAAAAEVLDRPSQRWRELHARIRDAFAGAFVGDDGSVKGGTQTSYLLALAFDLVPENLIGLAADHLAADIERRGNRLTTGFVGVSLLCPVLTEHGRADLAYALLHQDEYPSWNYSIRHGATTIWERWDGWTEQHGFQSAAMNSFNHYSLGSVGDWLYGRVAGIDQTPESIAYSELLLRPAPDPTGRLTWARAEQETARGLVACGWTREDDRLTVTATVPPGSTAVLVIPTSDPGSVHAAGTPGVLRAGPSATGLTLWLASGRYTFTTPV